The proteins below are encoded in one region of Effusibacillus dendaii:
- a CDS encoding sigma-54-dependent Fis family transcriptional regulator yields MSIIPVSIYKQVNEADVVSIRDKLFEIWRKQLFEEQKDGHLSSKDSIIRDLVLQSWERCKDYRLNPLIQGSTKNLSEHRLIDLQKSNEVLSLAKPIIKKLDHELSNTHHVVLFADQEGVILDAQGDPCTLQKIGNTVNAATGSHWGERWAGTNAIGTSIVLKQPVQLFSSEHYAQGCHQWICSAAPIRDPFSHEVVAVLNLSTENHIIQPRSMMMAIWGANEIERILFQNYYEAREMMQNIYVNSVMKWKNHLVILSDSKGNPLWMNEDFPKEDVRAILSRGLEGNERDREKEWEEGVILVDSRYKARFKKIFWNGRLIGQLALLEEPARMNHHKVKQRNHAKYSFECLIGQSEAFQRTIRLGKVAAQCDSNVLITGESGTGKELIANAIHQASSRCNQPFVAINCAAIPQNLLPSELFGYVGGAYTGANPKGSIGKFEMADHGTIFLDEIGDMPLGLQVHLLRVIQEQEIMRLGGTHCIPINVRVIAATNKNLPEEIKSGRFRQDLYYRINVIEIEMPPLRHRREDIPLLCEHFFKHFAKRKGIGPCVITDEAKQILTQYPWHGNIRQLENVMEYAVNFSSNGQITPEDLPKDLARHDFPLAGGHAENLNPVEQAEMKWILEILERTKMDVTKAAKELNMNRSSIYRKLKKYGYDVAKLKQQFMERGIL; encoded by the coding sequence GTGATTTGGTTTTACAATCTTGGGAACGTTGCAAAGACTATCGGTTGAACCCGCTGATCCAAGGTTCTACGAAAAATTTGTCGGAACATCGATTGATCGATTTGCAAAAATCCAACGAAGTATTATCTTTGGCAAAACCGATTATAAAGAAATTGGACCATGAACTATCCAATACCCACCATGTCGTTCTGTTCGCAGACCAAGAAGGCGTGATTTTGGATGCGCAGGGTGATCCGTGCACTCTGCAAAAAATCGGAAATACGGTCAATGCTGCAACCGGTTCGCATTGGGGAGAGCGTTGGGCGGGAACCAACGCAATTGGCACATCTATTGTTTTAAAGCAACCGGTGCAACTGTTTTCCTCAGAACATTATGCGCAAGGTTGCCATCAGTGGATCTGTTCAGCCGCTCCAATCCGGGATCCCTTCTCGCATGAAGTAGTGGCGGTTCTCAATCTCTCGACAGAAAACCACATTATACAACCTCGCAGTATGATGATGGCCATTTGGGGAGCCAATGAAATTGAGCGGATTCTCTTTCAAAATTACTATGAAGCTCGAGAAATGATGCAAAATATTTACGTCAATAGTGTGATGAAGTGGAAGAATCATCTGGTTATCTTAAGCGATTCCAAAGGCAATCCGTTGTGGATGAATGAAGACTTTCCTAAAGAGGATGTCCGCGCCATCCTCTCTCGTGGTTTGGAAGGCAATGAAAGGGATCGGGAGAAGGAATGGGAAGAAGGAGTGATCCTTGTTGATTCACGTTATAAAGCCAGATTTAAGAAGATTTTCTGGAACGGCCGTCTGATCGGACAATTAGCACTCTTGGAAGAACCGGCACGCATGAACCACCATAAAGTAAAACAGCGTAACCATGCCAAATATTCATTCGAATGCTTGATTGGACAATCCGAGGCTTTCCAACGCACCATACGTTTGGGCAAAGTGGCTGCCCAATGCGATTCCAATGTGCTGATTACGGGTGAAAGCGGCACCGGCAAAGAATTGATTGCAAATGCCATTCATCAGGCGAGCAGCAGATGCAATCAACCATTTGTTGCCATCAACTGTGCAGCCATCCCTCAAAATTTGCTTCCCAGTGAATTATTCGGCTACGTAGGAGGCGCTTACACAGGCGCCAATCCGAAAGGCAGCATTGGTAAATTTGAAATGGCTGACCACGGAACGATCTTTTTGGACGAGATTGGTGACATGCCGTTAGGACTGCAGGTTCATCTTCTACGCGTCATTCAAGAGCAAGAGATTATGCGGTTGGGTGGTACACACTGTATTCCGATTAATGTCCGAGTGATTGCGGCCACCAACAAAAATCTTCCGGAAGAGATTAAGTCAGGAAGATTTCGTCAGGACCTCTACTACCGGATCAATGTGATAGAAATCGAAATGCCTCCATTGCGCCACCGCAGAGAAGATATTCCATTGCTCTGTGAACATTTCTTCAAACATTTTGCGAAAAGAAAAGGAATTGGACCATGTGTGATCACGGATGAAGCCAAGCAGATTTTAACTCAGTATCCTTGGCATGGAAACATTCGTCAGTTGGAAAATGTGATGGAATATGCAGTAAACTTCTCTTCCAATGGGCAAATCACACCGGAAGATTTACCGAAAGATCTGGCTCGGCACGACTTCCCCCTGGCAGGCGGTCACGCAGAGAATCTGAATCCGGTAGAGCAGGCGGAAATGAAATGGATACTGGAAATATTGGAACGTACCAAGATGGATGTTACCAAAGCGGCCAAAGAACTAAATATGAATCGAAGTTCCATTTATCGCAAGCTAAAAAAATATGGATACGATGTTGCGAAGTTAAAGCAGCAATTCATGGAACGAGGCATCCTGTAA